CATGTCGTTCTTGCCCAGGAAAAGCTCCAGTACCTCCATGGATACGCCGATCCTGAAGGTGAGGGGAAGCTGGAAGCCTTCCTTCTGGAATTTGATCTCCTTCGAGAAGTTACGCACGCTCATGCCGAAGGCTAAGGTGCGGAACCCGGTACGATACAGCGTGCCAAAGTCGAACGCCAGCACCTCCGCAGTGTTGTCGACCTTCTCGGTGATCCCAGCTGAGACATCGCCGACCGGCAGGGTGCTGCTCCCCAGCTTCTGGTAGCAGTAGCGAACGTGCCCACCCACGGAGAAGCGGTCAGTCAGCGAGCGCGCATAGGCCACGCCTACGGCCAAGGCCGAAGGGGTGAAGGTTTCCGTGTCAATATAGCCCTTCTCGGTGGTAGGATCCACCATGGTGCCAAGGAACTCGCCATAGTCCACTGCCAGCAGGCTGAAGCCCAGCACGCCGTACTCACCCCGCCACGGGTTGAGCGCGATCGTGCCGGACATGTGATTGATGTCCGCAATCCACTTGTTCTGGCTGATGGAGACATCCACCAGCGAGTTGACGCGCGCCATGTTGGCCGGGTTGTATAGCATGGAAGCCGAGTAGCCGGCGACAGTGGTGAAGGCCTCGCCCATAGCCGCCGCCCGTGCCTCAGTGGGCACGCTCAAGAACTGGAAACCTGTCTGGGCCAACTTCTTGTTAGCCGCAGTGCTCGTCACGACGCTCAGCGCCACGACGAACAGCACCGTCAACAGACTAACCATGCGTTTTTCCATTATCGACGTCTCCCTTGACTTGTGGTGACCTGCTCTTTCGCCCACCGGCCCGCTAACGAATGATGACAAACTTCCTATAGGTGCTCTGGCCGTCAGGTGTCTCGAAGTAGGCGATGTAGACGCCGCTAACCACAACCTGCCGGGACGAAGTGATGGAGTTCCACGCCGCGTCGCCGCTACCATCGGTGTGCTCGATGGTCTCGATCAGATCGCCCCGCTCCGTGAAGATCTTGATGGTGCACACCGGCGGAATGTCCAGGAACATGATGCGGTCTGGCGCCCCGTAGCCGTATTGCAAGTCCCGGGCGCGAATGTTGTACGGATTGGGCACCACGCGAATGTCCGCCAGGCTCTTGCCCGCCTGCCGCTTCAAACGCACTGGTTCGTTGGTGCGCGTGTAGAACATGCTGCTCTCCAACGGCCCGGGCGGATTGGCAGGCGTCACGTTGCGCGAGCCGTCATCAACGGAGGTGATGTAGTAGTAGTAGTCAAAACCACGCACCGCATCAAAATCCTCGTACTCGTTCACGATCTGCGGGTGGTCGGTTCCCGGTCCACAGGCAAAGATGAGCTGGTACGTGGTGTCCGGCACATGGATGGTCCTGTATAGCCGATACCCGGCGAAACCTGGCCACGACTCTGGCTCATTGGACCACTTGAGAATCACGCGGTCGCCGCCACCGGTTACCTCGAAGAACTTTGGCGGCGGAGGTGGGTGCGGGATGTTGTAGTTCAGCTTGTAGGTCATGATCGCCCGCTGGAAGGTCTTGAACAAGGAGTCGCGACCCGTAAACACCCACTTGTCCTTGTACTCATCGCGATTGCTGGTGGTGGAGCCGTCCGGGAGTGGGAAAGGCCCGCTGCCCCCCGCCAGCCACTTGGCCCCCACCTCTGTGCACTTAGCCCGGCTCAATCCTGCAACGCCCTCGGCGATGACGATGTGGATGCTGTCGCCCGGCGCCATGGTGTACGGGCCGAATCCC
The window above is part of the Calditrichota bacterium genome. Proteins encoded here:
- a CDS encoding PorV/PorQ family protein, which translates into the protein MEKRMVSLLTVLFVVALSVVTSTAANKKLAQTGFQFLSVPTEARAAAMGEAFTTVAGYSASMLYNPANMARVNSLVDVSISQNKWIADINHMSGTIALNPWRGEYGVLGFSLLAVDYGEFLGTMVDPTTEKGYIDTETFTPSALAVGVAYARSLTDRFSVGGHVRYCYQKLGSSTLPVGDVSAGITEKVDNTAEVLAFDFGTLYRTGFRTLAFGMSVRNFSKEIKFQKEGFQLPLTFRIGVSMEVLELFLGKNDMHNLLLSIDASHPRDYPEQLSVGAEYTFMGLLALRGGYTTGYRHTEEEKGKYGDPDRGLSLGFGVQKAFGNHLIALDYAYIPFGVFDAVQMMSFRLAY